The following proteins are co-located in the Paenibacillus sp. JNUCC32 genome:
- a CDS encoding TRM11 family SAM-dependent methyltransferase, which yields MKNTNDYDMTFGPSSMSDKSSYLYTYACHETERALCLMELTELFGQGPDGADWLESERRVDPDRSPFLSASLDVKMTGDSIESIAEQAGRIRLNQTTFKVVCLKAGDRFSYDQLRGFERMVGGRIEGTAQMKSPDVTLGLISLNGIWRLGVLHEPERAWLEHKRKPQNYSTGLSSRVARALVNLAVPRINGATLMDPCCGMGNVLIEAFSMGIPAEGRDINPLAVRGARVNLRHYGYDDNKVAVQDMNTLHGHYDAAVLDLPYNLCSVFPEDEQLRMLKSLRCLSDRAVIVSTEPLREQLTDTGWKVLSHCTTRKGSFVRDIWLCE from the coding sequence ATGAAGAATACGAACGACTATGACATGACCTTCGGTCCGTCCTCCATGAGCGATAAATCATCTTATCTGTATACGTATGCCTGTCATGAAACCGAGCGGGCGCTATGCTTGATGGAGCTGACGGAGCTGTTCGGTCAGGGGCCTGACGGTGCGGACTGGCTGGAAAGCGAGCGGCGGGTCGATCCGGATCGCAGCCCGTTCCTATCGGCCAGCCTTGACGTCAAGATGACTGGAGATTCCATCGAAAGCATCGCCGAGCAAGCAGGCCGCATTCGACTTAACCAAACGACCTTCAAAGTCGTCTGCCTTAAGGCGGGCGATCGTTTCAGCTATGATCAATTGCGCGGTTTCGAACGGATGGTAGGTGGCCGAATCGAAGGAACGGCGCAGATGAAATCTCCGGATGTCACGCTCGGCCTGATATCCCTAAACGGAATCTGGCGATTGGGGGTATTGCACGAGCCTGAACGTGCCTGGCTGGAGCATAAGCGGAAGCCGCAAAATTATTCGACAGGGCTCAGCTCGAGGGTAGCCAGGGCGCTGGTCAATCTGGCCGTGCCTCGGATAAACGGTGCCACGCTCATGGATCCCTGCTGCGGAATGGGAAATGTATTGATCGAGGCATTCTCGATGGGAATCCCGGCCGAGGGCCGTGACATCAATCCGCTCGCGGTTCGGGGAGCGAGGGTGAATCTCCGGCACTACGGTTATGATGACAATAAAGTTGCCGTCCAGGACATGAACACGCTGCATGGACATTATGATGCCGCTGTACTGGATTTGCCGTATAATCTGTGCTCCGTCTTTCCAGAGGATGAGCAGTTGCGGATGCTGAAAAGCTTACGCTGCTTGTCAGATCGTGCTGTCATCGTAAGTACGGAGCCGCTAAGAGAGCAGCTGACGGACACGGGGTGGAAGGTGCTTTCTCATTGCACGACCCGCAAGGGGAGCTTTGTAAGGGATATTTGGCTGTGCGAATAA
- a CDS encoding MGMT family protein codes for MQPFTKRVIEVIQSIPEGYVMTYGQVARLAGSPRGARQVVRILHTLSHIHKLPWHRVINAKGEIAIQDDESRLMQELYLQDEGVAVNHKGIIDLEKYRYDPAE; via the coding sequence ATGCAGCCGTTTACAAAACGCGTCATTGAAGTGATTCAGAGCATTCCGGAAGGATACGTGATGACTTATGGACAGGTGGCCAGACTGGCCGGCAGCCCCAGGGGCGCCCGGCAGGTCGTCAGAATACTTCACACCCTCAGTCATATTCACAAGCTGCCGTGGCATCGGGTCATCAACGCCAAAGGAGAAATCGCGATCCAAGACGATGAGTCCAGGCTCATGCAGGAGCTGTATCTGCAGGACGAAGGTGTTGCCGTCAATCACAAAGGCATCATTGATTTGGAGAAGTATCGATATGATCCTGCCGAATAA
- a CDS encoding D-2-hydroxyacid dehydrogenase, producing the protein MPNIVAIHDLTAEQQQKIKEIAPDYDLLVTKAKELTGSIVRNAEIMIGWSRSMQDEVLSADSKLKWIQAWSAGVDKMPLRELEEKGIQLTNASGVHSVPITEHIFAMILAFNRNLHLAIRQQSNNKWDTSGTFTELAGKTIVIVGVGQIGSHTARMAQAFGMRTVGVRNSGKSDPNVESMYKVDQLDEALAQGDYIVNILPLTDETRGLFNTARFSAMKDSAFFVNVGRGQTVVTDDMVQALQSGALAGAGLDVFEEEPLPADHPLWNLDNVIMTPHMAGDTDRYGERAVDIFLENLKHYVNGEPLSRNVIDYSKSY; encoded by the coding sequence ATGCCGAACATCGTGGCCATACACGACTTAACCGCCGAGCAGCAGCAAAAAATCAAGGAGATTGCCCCCGACTATGACCTGTTGGTCACAAAAGCGAAAGAGCTGACGGGAAGCATCGTTCGGAATGCCGAGATCATGATCGGCTGGTCACGCTCCATGCAGGACGAGGTATTGTCCGCCGACAGTAAGCTCAAATGGATTCAAGCCTGGTCGGCCGGGGTGGATAAAATGCCGCTCCGGGAACTAGAGGAAAAAGGCATTCAGTTGACCAACGCCAGCGGCGTACATAGCGTTCCGATCACGGAGCATATTTTTGCGATGATCCTGGCCTTCAACCGCAACCTTCATCTCGCGATCCGTCAGCAGTCGAACAACAAGTGGGATACATCCGGCACGTTCACGGAATTGGCCGGCAAAACCATCGTCATCGTCGGCGTCGGCCAAATCGGCAGCCATACGGCACGGATGGCCCAGGCGTTCGGCATGCGGACCGTCGGGGTCCGCAACTCCGGCAAGTCCGATCCTAACGTGGAATCGATGTATAAGGTCGATCAGCTCGATGAAGCACTGGCGCAAGGCGATTACATCGTCAATATCCTGCCGCTGACCGATGAAACCCGCGGATTGTTCAATACGGCAAGATTCTCGGCGATGAAGGACTCCGCCTTCTTCGTGAACGTAGGCCGCGGCCAGACCGTGGTCACGGACGACATGGTCCAAGCGCTGCAATCCGGAGCTTTGGCAGGCGCGGGTCTGGATGTCTTCGAGGAAGAGCCTCTTCCTGCGGACCATCCGCTGTGGAACCTGGACAACGTCATCATGACGCCTCACATGGCAGGCGATACGGATCGATACGGCGAGCGTGCCGTGGATATTTTCCTGGAGAATTTAAAGCACTACGTAAACGGAGAGCCGTTATCCCGCAATGTGATCGATTACAGCAAGTCGTACTAA
- the thpR gene encoding RNA 2',3'-cyclic phosphodiesterase gives MSHSAEGAMDRLFVAVRLPSEVSSRIQDWTETLRKQANFKKWVHPQDYHITLQFLGDTPSHRIAELTEALQEVAKERKPFKLSLYDAGVFGASGSPRILWAGVGGDLNALAELQQSVVSRMESFGFVPEERPFRPHITVGRKFQGNQTFSLDVIGKGPEPIQWDVLEMVLFRTNLQASPMYETVGVARLSTIF, from the coding sequence TTGAGCCATTCGGCTGAGGGAGCTATGGATCGTTTGTTTGTTGCCGTGCGTCTGCCTTCGGAGGTCTCCTCCCGGATACAGGATTGGACGGAAACATTGAGGAAGCAAGCCAATTTCAAAAAATGGGTTCATCCGCAGGATTATCACATTACCTTACAGTTTCTGGGCGATACGCCCTCTCATCGCATAGCGGAGCTCACCGAAGCGCTCCAGGAGGTAGCCAAGGAACGCAAGCCCTTCAAGCTCAGTCTTTATGATGCCGGCGTGTTCGGGGCAAGCGGCTCCCCAAGGATTCTATGGGCTGGGGTCGGCGGGGATCTGAATGCGCTCGCTGAGCTGCAGCAATCGGTCGTGTCGCGGATGGAATCTTTCGGATTCGTACCGGAGGAGCGTCCCTTTCGACCGCATATTACGGTTGGCCGGAAATTTCAAGGAAATCAAACATTTTCTTTGGATGTTATCGGAAAAGGACCCGAACCTATCCAGTGGGACGTGCTAGAAATGGTTCTTTTTCGAACAAATTTACAGGCGAGCCCGATGTACGAAACCGTAGGTGTGGCGCGGCTTTCGACCATTTTTTGA
- a CDS encoding cell wall hydrolase, with product MVMKVLRQNRWVALLIGALFVSLSLISLLGMQSKTTEGKEPQQDMPKFVTAAPVPEGDPDHYVKAESRQQDREPVNILSSIVFQEWNKPGSKVHAFSNAKGIGLASGKIDSKASLKTADEKKKATKSQAADGKPAKQKGTHVVKSKAESLSPPTTLFFTRTNTLTQDQKDKATWTYDLSAEELLLLQKIVMAEAEGEPYEGKVAVANVVLNRLRSANFPDTITDVIYQKHQFSPVANGRLKRVQPNEETIKSVNAALHGQKEVKDDTYFFLSLKLAQDLTVHHSRTFVKKIGNHSFYK from the coding sequence ATGGTTATGAAAGTGCTACGGCAAAATCGCTGGGTTGCGCTGCTCATCGGAGCGCTCTTTGTGAGTTTGTCTCTTATAAGTTTGCTTGGAATGCAATCGAAAACGACGGAAGGGAAAGAGCCACAGCAGGACATGCCCAAATTTGTAACGGCTGCTCCGGTTCCGGAAGGCGACCCTGATCACTACGTTAAAGCTGAGAGTAGGCAGCAGGATAGGGAACCTGTCAACATTTTGTCTTCAATTGTTTTCCAAGAGTGGAATAAGCCGGGGAGCAAGGTTCATGCTTTTTCAAACGCAAAAGGCATTGGTTTAGCCTCCGGGAAGATCGACTCGAAAGCATCATTGAAGACTGCAGATGAGAAGAAGAAAGCAACCAAATCTCAGGCTGCGGACGGGAAACCGGCAAAACAAAAGGGGACTCATGTCGTCAAATCCAAGGCGGAAAGCCTATCACCCCCCACAACTTTATTCTTCACAAGAACAAATACGTTAACCCAGGACCAAAAAGACAAAGCGACCTGGACCTATGATTTGTCAGCTGAAGAACTGCTTCTGCTCCAGAAGATTGTCATGGCAGAGGCGGAAGGCGAACCGTACGAAGGCAAGGTGGCAGTTGCCAACGTTGTCTTAAACCGGCTGCGGTCAGCCAATTTTCCCGATACGATTACCGATGTCATCTATCAAAAGCATCAATTTAGTCCTGTAGCGAACGGGCGTCTTAAACGTGTCCAGCCGAACGAAGAGACGATTAAGTCCGTGAATGCGGCGCTTCATGGCCAAAAAGAGGTGAAGGACGATACGTACTTCTTCCTGTCTTTGAAGCTGGCTCAGGATCTCACGGTGCATCATTCCAGGACTTTTGTTAAAAAAATAGGAAATCACTCTTTTTACAAGTAG
- a CDS encoding metal-dependent hydrolase encodes MNITYYGHSSILVEEGGVRVIIDPLLSGNPGSGIEPSDVKVDAVVLTHGHSDHFGDCIEIAKQNDCPIIAVYELAVYCGQQGAKSHGMNIGGSAQFDGFKVKFTPAFHSSSISVGDTWIYAGQPGGVILTMGGKTFYHAGDTSLFGDMRLIGEMNNIDAAALPIGDMLTMGPQDALLAAQWIRAKHVIPVHYDTFPGIKQDARAFCDELAQTGIQGHPLKAGETLEI; translated from the coding sequence ATGAATATTACGTATTATGGCCATTCCAGCATATTGGTGGAGGAAGGCGGCGTTCGTGTCATCATCGACCCGTTGCTGTCCGGTAATCCCGGTTCCGGCATCGAACCCAGTGACGTGAAAGTGGATGCAGTGGTTCTGACGCATGGGCACTCCGACCACTTTGGCGACTGCATCGAAATCGCGAAACAGAATGATTGTCCGATTATCGCCGTGTATGAACTCGCCGTGTATTGCGGCCAGCAGGGAGCCAAATCCCATGGAATGAATATCGGCGGAAGCGCGCAGTTCGACGGTTTTAAGGTGAAGTTTACCCCGGCCTTCCATTCTTCCTCCATCTCGGTGGGGGATACCTGGATCTATGCGGGGCAGCCTGGAGGCGTCATTCTGACCATGGGCGGAAAAACGTTCTATCATGCTGGCGACACAAGTTTGTTTGGCGATATGCGCCTGATCGGAGAGATGAACAACATCGATGCAGCCGCGCTGCCGATCGGGGATATGTTGACGATGGGCCCGCAGGACGCCCTGCTGGCCGCACAGTGGATTCGTGCGAAGCATGTCATCCCGGTGCACTATGACACGTTCCCGGGCATTAAACAGGATGCAAGGGCCTTCTGCGACGAACTGGCCCAAACGGGCATTCAGGGTCATCCGTTGAAAGCGGGAGAAACGCTGGAAATATAG
- a CDS encoding MGDG synthase family glycosyltransferase, giving the protein MRYTRVLLFSEGFGTGHTQAAYALAEGIQRMNPRIHCRVIELGNFLNPTVGPLILSAYRKTVSTRPRLVGMLYRSQYKKSLNRLTRLALHRIFYAQAQRVIEELKPDLIICTHPFPNAVVSRLKRQGLDVPLYTLITDYDAHGTWVNPEVDEYLVSTPHVKKMLMLREIEPEFIHVTGIPVHPKFWERGSRVALQAELELKNMPTVLIMGGGWGLVFNKELLSKLAGRADDIQLVFCMGQNDKLVASMREDPIFQHPNIHVLGYRDDIHKLMDVSDLLITKPGGMTCTEGAAKGIPMLFYEPIPGQEEVNSHFFVSEGYGEILDSPAVIDKWLNLLSDHYDQVEKKRNGAVRQRTPHLEPDHCAGQVMGLLTEGRIPVYPEDAVKILADQP; this is encoded by the coding sequence ATGCGATATACAAGAGTGCTCCTCTTCTCAGAGGGTTTCGGCACAGGACATACGCAAGCGGCGTATGCGCTGGCTGAAGGTATACAGCGGATGAATCCCCGCATCCACTGCCGCGTCATTGAACTTGGCAATTTTTTGAATCCCACCGTGGGGCCGTTGATTTTGTCCGCTTATCGAAAAACCGTCAGCACCCGGCCGCGCCTTGTCGGCATGCTGTACCGTTCGCAATATAAGAAATCGTTAAACCGTCTGACGCGGCTCGCGCTGCATCGGATTTTCTATGCGCAGGCCCAGCGCGTCATCGAGGAGCTGAAACCGGATCTGATCATATGCACCCACCCGTTTCCCAACGCCGTGGTCTCCCGCCTGAAGCGCCAGGGGCTTGATGTTCCGCTCTATACGCTGATTACCGACTATGATGCGCACGGCACCTGGGTCAATCCGGAGGTTGATGAATATCTCGTATCGACGCCTCATGTGAAAAAGATGCTCATGCTGCGGGAGATTGAGCCGGAATTCATCCATGTGACCGGCATTCCGGTGCATCCGAAGTTCTGGGAAAGAGGCAGCCGGGTTGCGCTGCAGGCCGAGCTTGAATTAAAGAACATGCCCACCGTGCTGATCATGGGGGGCGGATGGGGCCTCGTATTCAACAAGGAGCTGCTCAGCAAGCTGGCCGGCAGGGCCGATGATATCCAGCTGGTCTTCTGTATGGGACAGAACGATAAGCTGGTTGCCAGCATGCGCGAAGATCCGATCTTCCAGCATCCCAACATTCATGTTCTCGGTTATCGGGACGATATACATAAATTGATGGACGTGTCCGATCTTCTCATTACGAAGCCCGGCGGGATGACATGCACGGAAGGAGCAGCCAAGGGAATTCCGATGCTGTTCTATGAGCCTATCCCGGGACAGGAAGAAGTGAATTCCCACTTCTTTGTCAGCGAAGGCTACGGGGAAATTCTCGACTCCCCTGCCGTGATCGACAAGTGGCTGAACCTGCTGTCCGATCATTATGACCAGGTGGAGAAGAAGCGTAACGGAGCGGTCCGGCAGCGCACGCCTCATCTGGAGCCCGACCACTGCGCCGGCCAGGTGATGGGATTGCTGACCGAAGGACGCATACCCGTTTATCCCGAAGATGCCGTCAAAATATTGGCGGACCAGCCCTAA
- a CDS encoding TetR/AcrR family transcriptional regulator, which translates to MPAVDRRKQVLDAASKSFALFGYKATTMEQVAKIANVGKGTIYTFFTNKDELFDEILLSAIMEMKRLAEREIRKDRDFFDNLYRVLDALLEFRSEHELFIKLSQEVRDIGTPKAHEGLTKVENGIVGYLKGIVENAISIGEIKPLDAQVVSFVMLKLYVALTTDFNQLHKPLSKEQIKEYMMVFLADGLKASS; encoded by the coding sequence ATGCCAGCTGTGGACCGACGGAAGCAGGTGCTAGATGCTGCCTCCAAGTCGTTTGCTTTGTTCGGATACAAAGCGACGACGATGGAACAGGTGGCGAAGATTGCAAATGTTGGGAAAGGCACGATCTACACGTTTTTCACGAATAAGGATGAGCTGTTCGACGAGATCCTGCTATCGGCCATCATGGAGATGAAACGTCTGGCCGAACGGGAGATACGGAAGGACAGGGATTTCTTTGACAATCTCTACCGGGTGCTGGATGCGCTGCTTGAATTCCGAAGCGAGCATGAGCTGTTCATCAAGCTGTCGCAGGAAGTTCGGGACATCGGCACGCCTAAGGCGCATGAGGGATTGACGAAAGTGGAGAACGGAATCGTCGGGTATCTCAAGGGAATCGTGGAGAATGCCATTTCGATCGGTGAGATCAAGCCGCTGGATGCTCAGGTGGTATCCTTTGTGATGCTGAAGCTGTACGTTGCGCTCACGACCGACTTCAATCAGCTTCACAAGCCGCTCAGCAAGGAACAGATCAAGGAATATATGATGGTGTTCTTGGCTGACGGGCTCAAAGCCTCCTCGTAA
- a CDS encoding YhgE/Pip domain-containing protein has protein sequence MKSLSVFAKDLGAAVRNKKILIPIIAVLFIPVMYSGMFLGAFWDPYGKMEDLPVAVVNNDQGAVFEGKTLHAGEDLVAELKKGKDFNWQFVNRSEAEQGMQDNKYYMTISIPENFSQQATTLMDEHPQPAQIVFEPNEGYNFLAAQIGGSAVKQIQSKVSAKVTEAYTETLFDQVAKVSDGLSEAGDGATKLSEGAVKLDDGAVKLKENLAKLVSGTQELQDGIAPLTQGVQELNNGAGKLNTGAGSLASGLDQLKAAHSQLQAGAEEAGKGGAKLQAGIESAAVGSTALNEGLQANQAGAAQLAAGAKSAHDGSGSLKAGLNQSLEATAALEQGAKAVADGLKQLAEGNPELAQSPEVQQLLAASQSVASGTSELNAGQKQLAQGAAELNQGTQQLQEGAGKLSAGANQLADGGKQLAAGGQELLAGAKQLNAGQNQLADGMKLFGTKLSEAAAGGKELASGAAALSQGTQQLAGGAGKLGSGVTTLADGSKQLDSGAGELVNGMNELKEGSGELAGKLNEAADKTGGIQTTDETVTMFAGPVQVDEHKVNEVPNYGTGFAPYFLSLGLFVGALLCTIILPIREASVPNASGWNRFVSRTLSFAGMGLIQALLASVVMLYGLKLEVQSVPLFYLFSIITSLSFMFLVQMFVTWLDQPGRFVVIVILILQLTTSAGTFPVELIPNWMKALNPLLPMTYSVKGYKDVISTGSFDGMWANVGVLAGFGLVFLVLTAVYFLAIRNNKQAADADTAVTA, from the coding sequence ATGAAGTCATTATCTGTGTTTGCCAAAGATCTTGGTGCCGCCGTTCGGAATAAAAAAATATTGATTCCGATCATCGCGGTGCTGTTCATACCGGTCATGTACAGCGGTATGTTCCTCGGGGCCTTCTGGGACCCGTACGGAAAGATGGAGGATTTGCCCGTAGCGGTCGTCAATAACGACCAGGGCGCTGTTTTTGAAGGAAAGACGCTTCACGCCGGCGAGGATTTGGTGGCCGAGCTGAAGAAGGGAAAAGATTTTAATTGGCAGTTCGTTAACCGGAGCGAAGCTGAACAGGGCATGCAGGATAACAAATACTACATGACCATCAGCATTCCGGAAAATTTCTCGCAGCAGGCGACAACGTTAATGGATGAACATCCGCAGCCTGCGCAAATCGTCTTCGAGCCGAACGAAGGCTACAACTTTCTTGCGGCACAGATCGGCGGATCTGCCGTGAAGCAGATTCAGTCCAAGGTGTCGGCGAAAGTGACTGAAGCCTACACGGAAACCCTGTTCGACCAAGTGGCCAAAGTATCTGACGGCCTAAGCGAAGCGGGGGACGGCGCCACGAAGCTGTCCGAAGGTGCCGTGAAGCTGGACGACGGCGCGGTGAAGCTCAAAGAGAACTTGGCTAAACTCGTCAGCGGCACGCAGGAGCTGCAAGACGGCATCGCGCCATTGACGCAGGGCGTGCAGGAGCTGAATAACGGTGCCGGCAAGCTGAATACGGGAGCGGGCTCCCTCGCCTCCGGCCTGGATCAGCTTAAGGCGGCTCACAGCCAGCTGCAAGCAGGGGCAGAAGAGGCCGGCAAGGGCGGTGCCAAGCTGCAGGCGGGCATTGAATCGGCCGCAGTCGGCAGCACGGCCTTGAATGAAGGCCTGCAAGCCAACCAGGCAGGGGCAGCCCAGCTTGCCGCGGGAGCGAAGAGCGCTCATGATGGCAGCGGCAGCCTGAAGGCCGGCCTGAATCAATCGCTGGAAGCCACGGCTGCGCTGGAGCAAGGCGCAAAGGCCGTTGCGGACGGCCTGAAGCAGCTGGCTGAAGGCAATCCGGAGCTGGCGCAAAGTCCGGAGGTGCAGCAGCTGCTGGCCGCGAGCCAGTCCGTCGCCTCCGGCACGAGTGAGCTGAATGCCGGTCAGAAGCAGCTGGCGCAAGGCGCAGCGGAGCTGAATCAAGGCACGCAGCAGCTGCAGGAAGGCGCAGGCAAGCTGAGCGCCGGCGCGAACCAGCTCGCTGACGGCGGCAAACAGCTCGCCGCGGGCGGCCAAGAGCTGCTGGCCGGCGCCAAACAGCTGAACGCCGGCCAAAACCAATTGGCCGACGGCATGAAGCTGTTCGGCACGAAGCTGAGCGAAGCGGCAGCCGGCGGCAAGGAGCTTGCCAGCGGCGCGGCCGCCCTGTCGCAGGGCACGCAGCAGCTGGCAGGCGGAGCCGGCAAGCTGGGAAGCGGCGTAACGACCCTCGCCGACGGCTCGAAACAGCTGGATTCCGGGGCTGGCGAGCTGGTCAACGGAATGAACGAATTGAAGGAAGGCAGCGGGGAGCTTGCAGGCAAGCTGAACGAGGCTGCCGACAAGACTGGCGGTATCCAAACCACCGACGAAACGGTCACGATGTTTGCCGGACCGGTTCAGGTAGATGAGCATAAAGTGAACGAAGTACCGAACTACGGTACCGGATTCGCGCCATACTTCCTGTCGCTCGGCTTGTTTGTCGGAGCCTTGCTCTGCACGATTATTCTGCCGATCCGCGAGGCATCGGTACCGAACGCATCGGGCTGGAACCGGTTTGTCAGCCGTACGCTGTCCTTTGCCGGCATGGGATTGATTCAAGCGCTGCTGGCTTCGGTTGTCATGCTGTACGGATTGAAGCTAGAGGTTCAGAGCGTTCCGCTCTTCTATCTCTTCTCCATCATTACCAGCTTGTCGTTCATGTTCCTGGTGCAAATGTTCGTCACATGGCTGGATCAGCCTGGACGCTTCGTCGTCATCGTAATCCTGATCCTTCAATTGACAACGAGCGCGGGCACGTTCCCGGTAGAGCTGATTCCGAACTGGATGAAGGCTTTGAATCCGCTGCTGCCGATGACCTACAGCGTAAAAGGCTACAAAGACGTCATTTCCACGGGAAGCTTCGACGGCATGTGGGCCAACGTGGGCGTACTGGCCGGATTCGGTCTGGTGTTCCTAGTGTTGACCGCGGTGTACTTCCTGGCAATCCGAAACAACAAGCAAGCAGCAGACGCCGATACAGCGGTGACTGCATAA